A single Dunckerocampus dactyliophorus isolate RoL2022-P2 chromosome 2, RoL_Ddac_1.1, whole genome shotgun sequence DNA region contains:
- the rb1cc1 gene encoding RB1-inducible coiled-coil protein 1 — translation MKLYVFQVNNGSTLTFDTDLAVQSVLELKHAIQAKYKIAIQHQVLVVNGGECMAAERRVCSYSAGTETNPIFLFNKEMILSDRDPTIPKTTFSIESEIQVKVEESLLMPAVFHTVASRTQLALEMFEVANKLSSFCERLVHDEHLQHQGWAAIMANLDDYTLSYQKLLMKFDTAYATYQHDLEEIKFKLTKLGTAVAVMARIPLLECLTKQSHRENIKKSASTSDKDSDATEEQKSTESVLCAADVQRAHKVPGLSLSEKCQGASDQDRNPMMDSGGLRAALLDEDTPELGNTSQFNVTLLDWINVQDRPNDVESVVRKCFESINRLDPRIIQPFLGDCRDTIGKLDNQNMKAIKGLEDRLYALDQMIASCKKLVNEQKELAQGFLANQKRAENLKDTSVLPDLCLSHTNQLMIMLNNHRKLLDIKKKCTTAKQELANNLQVRLKWCCYVMLHADQDGEKLQALFRLLTELVERVRVVEALNTVPQMYCLAVVEVVRRKMFMRHYREWAYALVKDGKQLYEAEKFKRETFGKLFRKSFLRNRLFRGLDAWPPTSFCTRKPRRFDDELPDISLDDLQYLKSCCPVEVQPFLMVPTMCDFEPLNQHVEKLHRLVQAAQSLDEMSQTITDLLSEQRAPCSQSSHRSTMLTPQSAESPPGPSTATHSKAPTSLSLQGPSCQPLHVPAPAPLEDLSPDSIDAQTFDFETIGHPNMDPVLHPGSLDLDSLAESPESDFMSAVNEFVIEENLTSPNPISDPTSPEMMVESLYSSVINAIDNKRMQDTTTFERENSRITVLHQIIDNYRSAAEESHSNLRCVKDDLCHLRSQVLKEKNDFGFALRSMSTEVCNIVDDVCHTLKLELKEEHQSEIVAIQQTFEKQIRSLTEENVDHQNIVRDVQRAMLDLEGLMERKEKELTQLESDKAQWLDTEGSLKEKIKKTEQLMCDQTAELETLLDSRDSLKRQLENLHFEIERGQQKIRQELEAVEQVHLKELEDRMMQEHLAQLNTLAKDRQEALEQLAAENRAKLNETTEQYNLALKEKDIQIKDQEAHITELAELRCKLEIEIAHKETEAEEVRALLEDTKMQQAEAVRSQVANKVQVLNEELTKVKQELQVKNEEYETDRAKLKSLLKIEKDNCISELVDRHEEEISLLQSELSSLQQQAQDADRSHAEQLQNLKQELQLQKDETEKRLLDRIRQLEDEFHDRPASSSDTGLPLCAESRTDAPLSLDSALQERLQQERASLQTQLELLERRKNEEIQNLKTSLIAEQQTNFNTVLTRERLKKEQVISELTEKLQNVTQQQEKDKALIETLSEDRASVMQEKKHLEEELNRLRNTTLVSSAIFTGTPLAQEIGEAAGACASELLADTERLASVAASRDEEHVDSAVEASMVTVHDNVLMSEEKQRILLLERTLHMKEEENKRLSQRLMSQSMSSVSSRHSDKIAIRDFQVGDLVLIILDERHDNYVLFTVGPTLYFLHSESLTALDLKPASGTSRRPWVLGKVMEKEYCQAKKAQNRFKVPLGTKFYRVKAVPWNRKV, via the exons atgaagttgtatgtgTTCCAGGTTAACAATGGCAGCACGCTGACATTTGACACTGATCTCGCTGTCCAAAG TGTACTGGAGCTTAAACATGCCATCCAAGCGAAATATAAGATTGCCATTCAACATCAAGTCCTTGTTGTCAATGGAGGGGAATGTATGGCTGCGGAGAGGCGAGTCTGCAGCTACAGTGCTGGCACT GAAACAAACCCCATATTCCTCTTCAACAAAGAGATGATCTTGTCTGACCGGGATCCCACAATCCCCAAAACCACCTTCTCCATTGAGAGTGAGATTCAGGTGAAGGTGGAAGAGTCGCTCCTGATGCCAGCCGTCTTTCACACCGTTGCCTCTCGAACACAACTTGCTCTG GAAATGTTTGAAGTTGCCAACAAACTTAGCTCGTTCTGTGAACGTTTGGTTCATGATGAACACCTCCAGCACCAAGGCTGGGCCGCCATCATGGCGAACCTGGATGACTACACTCTGTCTTATCAGAAGCTGCTCATGAAATTTGACACTGCATACGCTACATATCAGCACGACCTGGAAGAAATTAAGTTCAAACTGACAAA GTTGGGGACAGCAGTCGCTGTGATGGCCAGGATACCCCTGCTGGAATGCTTGACAAAACAAAGTCACAGAGAGAACATAAAGAAGTCAGCCTCCACGTCAGATAAAGATTCAGATGCGACGGAAGAACAAAAATCGACAGAGTCCGTGCTGTGCGCCGCGGATGTTCAGAGGGCCCACAAGGTACCAGGTTTGAGCTTGTCGGAGAAGTGTCAAGGGGCTAGTGACCAGGACAGAAATCCAATGATGGACAGCGGTGGACTGAGAGCTGCTCTGCTAGATGAAGACACCCCAGAGCTTGGAAATACGTCCCAATTCAATGTCACGCTCTTAGACTGGATCAACGTGCAGGATCGACCCAATGACGTGGAGTCAGTTGTTAGAAAATGCTTTGAGTCCATCAATAGG CTTGACCCACGGATCATTCAACCTTTCCTAGGAGACTGTCGCGACACAATAGGCAAACTTGATAATCAAAACATGAAAGCTATCAAAGGGCTGGAGGACAGGTTGTATGCGCTCGACCAGATGATCGCCAGCTGCAAGAAGCTGGTCAATGAACAAAAGGAACTTGCTCAG GgatttttagccaatcagaagcgtGCTGAAAACCTGAAGGATACATCTGTTCTGCCTGACTTGTGTCTGAGTCACACCAACCAGCTGATGATCATGCTGAACAACCACAGGAAGCTATTGGACATCAAAAAGAAGTGCACCACTGCCAAACAAGAACTTGCAAACAATCTCCAAGTCCGACTCAA ATGGTGCTGCTACGTGATGCTCCATGCAGACCAGGATGGTGAGAAGCTTCAGGCTCTGTTTCGACTCCTTACGGAACTGGTGGAACGGGTGCGGGTGGTGGAGGCCCTCAACACTGTGCCCCAGATGTATTGCTTGGCGGTGGTGGAAGTCGTGAGGAGGAAGATGTTTATGCGGCACTACAGAGAG TGGGCCTATGCGCTTGTGAAAGATGGCAAACAGCTGTACGAGGCGGAGAAGTTCAAAAGGGAGACATTTGGGAAACTCTTCA GAAAGTCGTTCCTCAGAAATCGCTTGTTTCGAGGTCTTGACGCATGGCCTCCTACATCCTTTTGT ACACGAAAACCTAGGCGATTTGATGATGAACTTCCAGACATCTCCCTTGACGACTTGCAGTACTTGAAAtcgtgttgtcctgttgaagtgCAGCCTTTCCTAAT GGTCCCGACAATGTGTGACTTTGAGCCCTTGAATCAGCATGTGGAGAAGTTACATCGGCTGGTCCAAGCTGCACAGagtttggatgaaatgtctcaaACTATAACTGACCTGCTAAGTGAACAAAGG GCGCCATGTAGTCAGAGTTCGCACAGGTCAACCATGTTAACGCCTCAGTCTGCAGAAAGTCCGCCTGGGCCCTCCACAGCCACGCACTCCAAAGCCCCTACCTCTCTCAGCCTTCAAGGACCCAGCTGTCAGCCACTCCACGTTCCCGCCCCAGCCCCTTTAGAGGACCTTTCTCCAGACAGCATCGATGCACAGACATTTGACTTTGAAACCATCGGCCATCCCAACATGGATCCCGTCCTGCATCCCGGCTCCCTTGACCTGGATTCCTTGGCAGAGAGCCCCGAGTCTGATTTCATGTCCGCCGTCAATGAGTTTGTAATAGAAGAGAACCTGACTTCTCCGAACCCCATCAGTGACCCCACAAGCCCTGAAATGATGGTGGAGTCTTTGTATTCTTCTGTCATCAATGCCATCGACAACAAGCGCATGCAGGACACCACAACGTTTGAGAGGGAAAACTCCAGGATCACGGTTCTGCATCAAATTATTGACAACTATAGATCAGCTGCGGAGGAGTCCCATTCCAATTTGAGGTGTGTAAAGGATGACCTGTGTCACCTCCGAAGTCAGgtcttgaaagaaaaaaatgactttggcTTTGCCCTGAGGAGTATGAGCACAGAGGTTTGCAACATTGTGGATGATGTCTGCCACACGCTTAAACTGGAGCTGAAAGAGGAGCATCAGAGCGAGATCGTCGCCATTCAGCAAACTTTTGAGAAGCAGATCCGCTCTCTAACGGAGGAAAACGTAGACCACCAGAATATAGTGCGAGATGTGCAGCGAGCAATGCTGGATTTGGAAGGGCTGATGGAGCGCAAAGAGAAAGAACTTACTCAGCTGGAGAGCGACAAGGCGCAGTGGCTTGACACAGAGGGAAGCCTGAAAGAGAAGATCAAGAAGACGGAACAGCTAATGTGCGATCAAACCGCAGAGCTCGAGACCCTCCTGGATTCCAGAGACTCTCTGAAAAGGCAGCTTGAGAATCTGCATTTTGAGATCGAACGCGGCCAGCAGAAGATCAGGCAGGAGTTGGAGGCTGTGGAGCAGGTGCATTTGAAGGAGCTTGAGGACAGAATGATGCAGGAACATCTGGCACAACTCAACACCCTTGCTAAGGATCGTCAGGAGGCTCTGGAACAACTTGCTGCTGAAAATAGGGCTAAGCTGAACGAGACAACAGAACAGTATAACTTGGCtctaaaagaaaaagacatccAAATAAAAGACCAGGAGGCTCATATTACTGAGCTTGCAGAACTGCGATGCAAACTGGAGATAGAGATTGCACACAAAGAGACAGAAGCAGAGGAGGTGAGGGCCCTATTGGAGGACACCAAAATGCAGCAGGCCGAGGCTGTGAGGTCACAGGTAGCCAACAAGGTGCAAGTCCTCAACGAAGAGCTCACAAAGGTCAAACAGGAGCTTCAGGTGAAAAATGAGGAGTATGAGACGGACCGAGCCAAGCTGAAGAGCCTCTTGAAGATTGAGAAGGACAATTGCATCTCAGAGCTGGTGGACAGACATGAAGAAGAGATTTCCCTGTTGCAAAGCGAGCTCTCCTCCTTGCAGCAACAAGCCCAGGATGCTGACAGGAGCCACGCAGAGCAGCTGCAGAACCTCAAGCAAGAGCTGCAACTACAAAAGGATGAGACCGAAAAGAGGCTGTTAGATAGGATTAGACAACTTGAAGATGAGTTTCATGACAGGCCAGCCTCATCAAG CGACACAGGGTTGCCACTGTGCGCTGAGAGTCGCACAGATGCACCTCTTTCTTTGGACTCCGCACTACAAGAGCGACTGCAGCAGGAGAGGGCCTCCCTGCAGACCCAGCTGGAGCTCCTGGAGAGGAGGAAGAATGAGGAGATTCAGAACCTCAAGACCTCTCTGATTGCAGAACAGCAG ACTAACTTCAACACAGTTCTGACTCGTGAGAGGCTGAAGAAGGAGCAGGTCATCAGTGAACTCACAGAGAAGCTTCAGAATGTCACCCAACAGCAGGAAAAGGACAAAG ctCTGATAGAGACTCTATCTGAGGACCGAGCAAGTGTCATGCAGGAGAAGAAGCACCTGGAAGAAGAGCTCAACCGCTTGCGCAACACCACTCTGGTCTCCTCGGCCATCTTCACTGGCACCCCCTTAGCCCAAGAGATCGGCGAAGCAGCAGGCGCATGCGCCTCTGAGCTCCTGGCTGACACCGAACGACTGGCCTCTGTGGCGGCCTCGAGGGATGAAGAGCACGTCGACTCCGCAGTGGAAGCTAGCATGGTGACAGTCCA tgataATGTCCTGATGTCAGAGGAAAAGCAGAGGATACTTCTACTTGAGAGG